Proteins encoded by one window of Musa acuminata AAA Group cultivar baxijiao chromosome BXJ2-9, Cavendish_Baxijiao_AAA, whole genome shotgun sequence:
- the LOC135622379 gene encoding probable WRKY transcription factor 14: MYDYLWKRMENDHGDLGDIVRAGGRIGPRNMEIEPAVERELPTEPVAFRTRTESPTDSFGHPLVDLRDSLLGRNTGTEFLDGAEAMLAPSKMAMESSSDPGGGGRFILAQKVLSGKQEVEISCSIFSSKPSLSSPGEMLQLSGGSTAGPMDHGDDVQIWSPRSSQEIKRRFEIHKKSQAKKVVCVPAPVAPSSRPSSEAVPSDLWAWRKYGQKPIKGSPYPRGYYRCSSSKGCSARKQVERSRTDPNILVITYTSEHNHPWPTQRNALAGTARSHPSKNGPKCSSDQGVLKSRTAPKEDPMERLVKHEVAEMEKAIEPAAEDDEFHQSHTRMLPEEDQPDDFFEDLSELETDPLSLIFSSEGFMESKPDEERANKALDPFSTFDWAGSS; the protein is encoded by the exons ATGTACGACTATCTCTGGAAACGGATGGAGAACGACCACGGTGACCTCGGCGACATAGTCCGAGCAGGCGGCCGAATCGGGCCACGGAACATGGAGATCGAGCCGGCCGTCGAGCGGGAGCTTCCTACCGAGCCCGTTGCCTTTCGCACCAGAACCGAAAGCCCTACCGACAGCTTCGGCCATCCTTTGGTCGATCTCCGTGACTCTCTACTCGGTCGGAACACAGGTACGGAGTTCTTGGATGGGGCAGAAGCGATGCTGGCGCCGTCCAAGATGGCCATGGAGAGCAGCAGCGACCCTGGAGGAGGTGGGAGGTTTATCTTAGCTCAGAAGGTACTATCAGGCAAGCAGGAGGTCGAGATATCCTGCAGTATCTTCTCGAGCAAGCCTTCCCTGTCCTCACCCGGGGAGATGTTGCAGTTGAGCGGCGGCTCCACAGCCGGCCCAATGGATCACGGCGATGATGTACAGATCTGGTCTCCTCGGAGTAGTCAAGAGATCAAACGCAGGTTCGAGATCCACAA AAAAAGCCAGGCAAAGAAGGTGGTGTGTGTTCCAGCGCCGGTGGCTCCCAGCAGCCGGCCGAGCAGCGAGGCTGTTCCATCCGATCTATGGGCTTGGAGGAAGTATGGTCAGAAACCGATCAAGGGTTCTCCTTATCCAAG GGGCTATTACAGATGTAGCAGTTCAAAAGGATGCTCGGCGAGGAAGCAAGTGGAGCGCAGCCGGACTGATCCTAACATATTGGTCATCACCTACACATCCGAGCACAACCACCCGTGGCCTACACAACGCAATGCGCTTGCCGGAACCGCAAGATCGCATCCATCCAAGAATGGCCCCAAGTGCTCCAGCGATCAGGGTGTTCTAAAGTCGCGCACAGCTCCGAAGGAGGACCCCATGGAACGTCTGGTGAAGCATGAAGTTGCTGAGATGGAGAAGGCAATCGAACCAGCTGCTGAGGACGACGAATTCCACCAAAGCCACACGCGGATGCTCCCGGAAGAGGACCAGCCGGACGACTTCTTCGAAGATCTGTCGGAGTTGGAGACGGACCCCTTGAGCCTCATCTTCTCCTCCGAGGGATTCATGGAAAGTAAGCCGGATGAAGAGAGGGCGAACAAGGCCTTGGACCCGTTCAGCACGTTTGACTGGGCAGGCAGCTCGTGA